In a genomic window of Deinococcus detaillensis:
- the recF gene encoding DNA replication/repair protein RecF (All proteins in this family for which functions are known are DNA-binding proteins that assist the filamentation of RecA onto DNA for the initiation of recombination or recombinational repair.), with amino-acid sequence MLLQTLTTLNYRNLAPATLHFPAGVSAVWGPNGAGKTNLLEAVYLALTGLSDVTRLEQLILQGEREAYVRADLWQGGSLSVLEVGLGRGRRTLKADGVRVRGQELPRGSAVWIRPEDSELVYGAPSVRRAYLDELLSRVSARYGQQLSRYERTVAQRNAALKAGEDWAMPVWEETLAKLGSEIMDVRRRAVIRLAELAYEANAALGSSKPLRIELSETTTPETFRADFTRRAAEERARGSTVIGPHRDDLSLTLGDFAAGEYASRGEARTIALSLRKAEFELLHERFGEMPLLLIDDFSAELDPSRRAFLLSLAASVPQAIVTGTEKAPGAALSFRAESGIFAPEQSSAPEQNSTPEQATKHTALEQVVG; translated from the coding sequence ATGCTCCTGCAAACCCTCACCACCCTCAATTACCGCAACCTCGCGCCCGCCACGCTGCATTTTCCAGCGGGCGTCAGCGCCGTGTGGGGGCCAAACGGAGCGGGCAAAACCAACTTGCTGGAAGCCGTTTATCTGGCCCTGACCGGCCTGAGCGACGTGACCCGCCTTGAACAACTGATCTTGCAGGGCGAGCGCGAGGCTTATGTGCGGGCCGATCTGTGGCAGGGCGGCAGCCTCAGCGTCTTGGAAGTCGGGCTGGGACGCGGGCGGCGCACCCTCAAGGCCGACGGCGTGCGGGTGCGCGGGCAGGAGCTCCCGCGCGGCAGCGCCGTCTGGATTCGCCCCGAGGACTCGGAACTCGTCTATGGTGCGCCGAGTGTGCGCCGCGCTTACCTCGACGAACTGCTCTCGCGCGTCAGCGCCCGCTACGGCCAGCAGCTCTCGCGCTATGAGCGCACCGTCGCCCAGCGCAACGCCGCGCTGAAGGCTGGAGAAGACTGGGCCATGCCGGTGTGGGAAGAAACATTGGCCAAACTCGGCAGCGAAATCATGGACGTGCGCCGCCGCGCCGTGATCCGGCTGGCCGAACTGGCTTATGAAGCCAACGCCGCGCTGGGATCCAGCAAACCGCTGCGGATAGAACTCAGCGAGACCACCACCCCCGAAACCTTTAGAGCCGACTTCACCCGCCGCGCCGCCGAGGAGCGGGCACGCGGCTCGACGGTGATCGGCCCGCACCGCGACGACCTGAGCCTGACGCTGGGCGACTTCGCGGCGGGTGAATACGCCAGTCGGGGCGAGGCCCGCACCATTGCCCTGAGCCTAAGGAAAGCCGAGTTCGAGCTGCTGCACGAGCGCTTTGGTGAAATGCCGCTGCTGCTGATCGACGACTTTTCTGCCGAGCTCGATCCCTCGCGGCGGGCTTTTTTGCTGAGCCTGGCCGCCAGCGTGCCGCAGGCCATCGTGACCGGCACCGAGAAAGCCCCCGGCGCGGCGCTCAGCTTCCGGGCCGAGTCGGGCATCTTCGCTCCTGAACAAAGCAGTGCCCCTGAACAGAACAGCACTCCTGAACAAGCCACCAAACACACCGCACTGGAGCAGGTCGTCGGATGA
- a CDS encoding DUF402 domain-containing protein: MAAQALFTDWATPLLSGPLSCPLAPAKPPKIERHDLAAKLHHTNTGLRPVDRYCQHSDGLFVSRRFVAHPRIRAWHAHLLPALGLQICRYDFYGVREHDYYLDLATITEDGSVWTMHDHYLDVLIWRGKRAEVVDEDEFLSAALAGYLPQQQAERVWEQARTLLSDLAQHGFELGAYLAAQGVDPRLADFGEVPLCS, encoded by the coding sequence ATGGCGGCACAAGCGCTCTTTACCGACTGGGCCACTCCCCTTCTCTCCGGGCCGCTTTCTTGCCCACTGGCTCCAGCCAAACCGCCCAAAATCGAGCGTCACGACCTCGCGGCCAAGTTGCACCACACCAACACCGGCCTGCGCCCTGTTGACCGCTACTGCCAGCACAGCGACGGGCTGTTCGTTTCGCGCCGCTTCGTGGCCCACCCGCGCATCCGCGCCTGGCACGCCCACCTGCTGCCCGCACTGGGGCTGCAAATTTGCCGCTACGACTTTTACGGCGTGCGAGAACATGATTATTACCTCGACCTGGCCACCATCACCGAGGACGGCAGCGTTTGGACCATGCACGACCACTACCTCGATGTGCTGATCTGGCGCGGAAAACGGGCCGAAGTGGTGGACGAAGACGAGTTTTTGAGCGCGGCGCTCGCGGGCTACTTGCCGCAGCAGCAAGCCGAGCGCGTCTGGGAGCAGGCCCGTACCCTGCTCAGCGACCTGGCCCAGCACGGTTTCGAGCTGGGCGCTTATCTGGCGGCTCAGGGAGTAGATCCGCGCTTGGCCGATTTTGGTGAAGTTCCCCTTTGCTCCTAG